The following proteins are co-located in the Cetobacterium sp. NK01 genome:
- a CDS encoding molybdenum cofactor guanylyltransferase, producing MKYDKSVVLLAGGKGSRLNYIDKSFLKFNGKTFVEIIIEKLSKFSEIIIISNSPEKYLGYNLKVIKDEIKNVGPLGGILTGLKNATNEECLILSCDTPFLEEEFLEYLGRFKGDYDISIPIHNSFREPLCALYKKSSMDEIINCINNKEFKIANIFKNLKINWININEFENFNKISSSFFNINTFEDLKLMEKM from the coding sequence ATGAAGTATGATAAAAGTGTAGTTTTATTAGCAGGTGGAAAAGGAAGTAGATTAAATTATATTGATAAAAGTTTTTTAAAATTTAATGGAAAAACATTTGTTGAAATTATTATTGAAAAACTTTCCAAATTTTCAGAAATTATAATAATATCTAATTCCCCAGAAAAATATTTAGGTTATAATTTAAAGGTTATAAAGGATGAAATAAAAAATGTAGGTCCATTGGGAGGAATTTTAACAGGATTAAAAAATGCCACAAATGAAGAGTGTCTTATTTTATCTTGTGATACACCATTTTTAGAAGAAGAGTTTTTAGAATATTTAGGAAGATTCAAAGGTGATTATGATATTTCTATACCTATTCATAACTCTTTTAGAGAACCGTTATGTGCATTGTATAAAAAAAGTAGTATGGATGAAATAATAAATTGTATTAATAATAAAGAGTTTAAAATAGCTAATATTTTTAAAAATTTAAAAATAAATTGGATAAATATTAATGAGTTTGAAAATTTTAATAAAATTTCAAGCAGTTTTTTCAACATTAATACTTTTGAAGATTTAAAATTAATGGAAAAAATGTAG
- the fdhD gene encoding formate dehydrogenase accessory sulfurtransferase FdhD: protein MLKKSNVCEEAPVELLVNREKLVTFMCSPYDLEDLALGHLYTRGIIKEKNELESVAACKDAKLIATYTSNEVKDDLFTIPKVVLSGCGNGALFDEKIMEKEKIEYLEQISLERIKKVAREMLENAIMYKNSGGMHCAAIGNIKEEIVVREDIGRHNAVDKVIGAALNKEFDLKNSVITTTGRLSLDMVLKAVATKIPVVATISIPSSLAIELAEKLGVCLIGRIGKNEPIIYTYKERIK from the coding sequence ATGTTAAAAAAAAGTAATGTATGTGAAGAAGCACCGGTAGAACTTCTAGTAAATAGGGAGAAATTAGTAACTTTTATGTGTTCACCTTATGATTTAGAAGATTTAGCATTAGGACATCTCTATACAAGAGGGATAATAAAAGAAAAAAATGAATTAGAAAGTGTAGCCGCTTGTAAAGATGCAAAACTTATAGCAACTTATACTTCGAATGAAGTAAAAGATGATTTATTTACAATTCCAAAAGTAGTTTTAAGTGGATGTGGAAATGGAGCACTTTTTGATGAAAAAATTATGGAAAAAGAAAAAATAGAATATCTAGAACAAATATCACTAGAAAGAATAAAAAAGGTTGCTAGAGAAATGTTAGAAAATGCAATTATGTATAAAAATAGTGGTGGAATGCATTGTGCAGCAATTGGAAATATAAAAGAGGAAATAGTAGTCAGAGAGGATATAGGAAGACACAATGCTGTTGATAAGGTAATTGGAGCAGCCTTAAATAAAGAGTTTGATTTAAAAAATTCCGTTATTACAACAACAGGAAGATTATCTTTAGATATGGTACTTAAAGCTGTTGCAACTAAAATACCTGTTGTTGCTACAATAAGTATTCCTAGTAGTTTAGCAATAGAGCTAGCTGAAAAGTTAGGAGTTTGTTTAATCGGAAGAATTGGAAAAAATGAACCAATAATTTATACATATAAAGAGAGAATAAAATAA
- the panF gene encoding sodium/pantothenate symporter — MLILLPIILYLFLMLGVAWKVNKIKNNGEVNFMEEYFIGSRNMGGFVLAMTIIATYIGASSFIGGPGVAYKLGLGWVLLACIQTPTAFLTLGILGKRLAIISRKIGGLTITDLLRARYKNDIVVILGSVIMLVFFIGTVVANFVGGARLFESVTGLPYIVGLIIFSFVIITYTTIGGFRAVALTDAIQGGVMLIASGILFVTLLKTGGGMENIMRTIEHTNPALLTPDSGGAIAKPFILSFWMLVGVAILGLPATSVRCMGFKDSKSMHNAMIIGTSVVGILMLIMHLIGVMGVAILPGITIGDKIIPTLAISKLHPILAGVFIGGPLAAIMSTVDSFLILSSATIVKDLYINYINPNPGDRKIKKLSLFTSLFIGIIVFLLSLDPPDLLVWINLFALAGQEAAFFCPIIMGLYWKRANALGAISSMIFGVASYIYFSVFKITFSGLHQIVPVIIMSLIVFILGSLFGEKPDDETIDIFFNL; from the coding sequence ATGCTTATACTTTTACCTATTATTCTATATCTTTTTTTAATGTTAGGAGTTGCTTGGAAAGTTAACAAAATCAAAAATAATGGTGAAGTTAATTTTATGGAGGAATATTTTATTGGTAGTCGAAATATGGGTGGATTTGTTCTTGCCATGACTATTATAGCCACTTATATTGGAGCAAGCTCTTTTATTGGTGGTCCTGGTGTAGCCTATAAACTTGGCCTTGGATGGGTTTTATTGGCTTGCATTCAAACTCCTACTGCATTTTTAACTTTGGGCATACTTGGAAAACGTTTGGCTATAATATCTCGTAAAATTGGAGGTCTTACAATTACTGATCTACTTCGAGCAAGATATAAAAACGATATTGTAGTTATTTTAGGCTCTGTCATTATGTTAGTTTTCTTTATAGGTACAGTTGTTGCTAACTTTGTAGGAGGTGCTAGACTTTTTGAAAGTGTAACTGGTCTTCCATATATTGTAGGATTAATTATTTTCTCCTTTGTTATAATAACGTATACTACTATTGGTGGTTTTAGAGCTGTTGCTTTAACCGATGCTATTCAAGGTGGAGTTATGTTAATTGCCTCAGGAATTCTATTTGTTACACTTTTAAAAACTGGTGGCGGAATGGAAAATATAATGAGAACTATTGAACATACAAACCCAGCACTATTGACACCTGATTCTGGTGGAGCTATCGCTAAACCTTTTATTCTTTCCTTTTGGATGCTAGTTGGTGTTGCAATTTTAGGATTACCTGCAACTTCTGTTCGATGCATGGGATTCAAAGATAGCAAATCTATGCATAATGCAATGATTATTGGAACTTCTGTTGTAGGAATTTTAATGCTTATTATGCATCTTATTGGCGTAATGGGAGTGGCAATACTTCCTGGGATAACTATTGGAGATAAAATTATTCCAACTTTAGCTATTTCAAAACTTCATCCTATTTTAGCAGGAGTATTTATTGGTGGCCCTTTAGCTGCTATTATGTCAACAGTTGACTCCTTTTTAATTTTATCTTCTGCTACTATTGTTAAAGATTTATACATTAACTATATTAATCCAAATCCAGGAGATAGAAAAATTAAAAAATTATCACTATTTACTTCACTTTTTATAGGTATAATTGTTTTTCTTCTATCTCTTGATCCACCAGATCTTTTAGTTTGGATAAATCTTTTTGCTTTAGCTGGTCAAGAAGCTGCATTTTTTTGTCCGATTATTATGGGGTTATATTGGAAAAGAGCTAATGCTTTAGGTGCTATTTCATCTATGATTTTTGGAGTAGCTTCGTATATATATTTTTCTGTATTTAAAATTACTTTTTCTGGGCTACATCAAATTGTACCAGTTATTATTATGAGTTTAATAGTATTTATCTTAGGGTCTCTTTTTGGAGAGAAACCAGATGATGAAACTATCGATATTTTTTTCAATCTTTAA
- a CDS encoding ABC transporter permease has protein sequence MEREIIDIVLLSIFVTGIASILSSVAGFFISLWLFFKKGKGFKKILEFFRALTGVPTIIFGLIVLLALSRRGILGPLNLLFTPTAIIIAQFLLLLPLVVTLCSELLESEGIKILTTCKILHIPRKKLNQVFFRELKSRFLGIFLIAFARGISEVGSVMLVGGNIKGSTRVMTTYIALSTSMGNYNTSLTIALILFTLSFLLNFLIKWVKE, from the coding sequence GTGGAGAGGGAGATAATAGATATAGTTTTACTCTCTATATTTGTTACAGGAATCGCAAGTATATTAAGCTCAGTAGCTGGTTTTTTTATAAGTTTATGGTTGTTTTTTAAAAAAGGTAAGGGATTTAAAAAAATATTAGAGTTTTTTAGGGCATTAACTGGAGTTCCTACTATAATTTTTGGATTAATAGTTTTATTAGCTCTTTCAAGAAGAGGTATTTTAGGACCATTAAATTTATTATTTACTCCAACGGCTATAATAATAGCACAATTTTTATTACTATTACCATTGGTAGTAACCTTGTGTTCGGAGCTTTTAGAAAGTGAAGGAATAAAAATTCTAACAACTTGTAAAATATTACATATACCTAGAAAAAAATTAAATCAAGTTTTTTTTAGAGAGTTAAAATCAAGATTTTTAGGAATATTTTTGATAGCTTTTGCAAGAGGAATTTCTGAAGTAGGGTCAGTTATGCTTGTGGGAGGAAATATTAAAGGATCTACAAGAGTAATGACAACTTATATTGCACTTTCTACATCTATGGGAAATTATAATACTTCATTAACAATAGCGTTGATATTATTTACTCTCTCTTTTTTACTAAATTTTTTAATAAAATGGGTGAAAGAATGA
- a CDS encoding 2Fe-2S iron-sulfur cluster binding domain-containing protein encodes MNFQIEIDGILTEIKSTQTILERCKELGINIPTLCHHDDLGSQKVCGICIVECDGETLKSCETYPKDKMVIKTRTPKIIKERERILKNIMKNHPNDCLTCEKSKGDCELQNISFEYNIINRNLENIKKYPLDSGSSGITRNMNKCILCEKCVAVCKKVQGLEIYEVVELNGVKEIIIKDGKTLEESKCVSCGQCVKVCPVGALTEKNSVTELNKLLKSSEKHIVVQMAPAIKHTIGEEFFLAPGIDVTSKMVGALKKLGFDKVFSTDFSADVTIMEEGSELIQRVIKGDGKLPMFTSCCPGWVNYVEQSYPSFIENLSTCKSPQQMFGALAKSYYSDTLNIPKEDIYVVSIMPCTAKKGESERAEMQKNGIKDVDLVITTREFAKLIKMNNIDFNLMPNNLTYDSFMGLGSSAGRIFGSSGGVMEAALRTVSHILTNGQLNQIEFQNLRGFENVKSAEIDLGEKIIKVAVINGIGSAKKVLDAIINKEVSFDFIEVMACYGGCISGGGAPIPDNLEIRKSRMNGMYLFDSTSNLRKSHENEEVSSLYKNYLKEPCGHKSHHILHTTYSKK; translated from the coding sequence ATGAATTTTCAAATAGAAATTGATGGGATTTTAACAGAAATTAAATCTACACAAACAATACTAGAAAGATGTAAAGAGTTAGGTATAAATATACCAACTCTTTGCCATCATGATGATTTAGGATCTCAAAAAGTTTGTGGAATATGTATTGTAGAATGTGATGGAGAAACTTTAAAATCTTGTGAAACTTATCCTAAAGATAAAATGGTTATAAAAACAAGAACTCCAAAAATAATTAAAGAAAGAGAAAGAATTTTAAAAAATATTATGAAAAATCATCCTAATGATTGTTTAACTTGTGAAAAATCAAAAGGGGATTGTGAATTACAAAATATATCTTTTGAATATAATATAATAAATAGGAATTTAGAGAATATAAAAAAATACCCACTAGATAGCGGTTCCTCAGGAATAACTAGAAATATGAATAAATGTATTTTATGTGAAAAGTGTGTAGCTGTTTGCAAAAAAGTCCAAGGACTTGAGATTTATGAAGTTGTTGAATTAAATGGAGTCAAAGAGATAATTATAAAAGATGGAAAAACATTGGAAGAAAGTAAATGTGTTTCTTGTGGTCAATGTGTTAAAGTCTGTCCAGTAGGGGCTTTGACAGAGAAAAATAGTGTAACAGAATTAAATAAGTTATTAAAAAGCTCTGAAAAACATATTGTTGTTCAGATGGCTCCTGCAATAAAGCATACTATAGGAGAAGAGTTTTTTCTTGCTCCAGGAATAGATGTAACATCTAAAATGGTAGGAGCTTTAAAAAAACTAGGCTTTGACAAAGTTTTTAGTACAGATTTTTCTGCAGATGTAACAATAATGGAAGAAGGAAGCGAATTAATTCAAAGAGTAATAAAAGGTGATGGTAAATTACCAATGTTTACTTCATGTTGTCCAGGATGGGTAAATTATGTGGAACAATCTTATCCAAGTTTTATAGAAAATTTATCAACTTGTAAATCGCCTCAGCAAATGTTTGGTGCATTAGCAAAATCATATTACTCAGACACATTAAATATTCCTAAAGAGGATATATACGTTGTTTCAATTATGCCTTGTACAGCAAAAAAAGGTGAAAGTGAAAGAGCTGAGATGCAAAAAAATGGAATTAAAGATGTAGATTTAGTAATAACAACAAGAGAGTTTGCTAAGTTAATAAAAATGAATAACATAGATTTTAATTTAATGCCAAATAATTTAACCTATGATTCTTTTATGGGATTAGGATCTAGTGCTGGAAGGATATTTGGATCTTCTGGTGGTGTAATGGAAGCGGCACTAAGAACAGTAAGTCATATTTTAACAAATGGACAATTAAATCAAATAGAGTTTCAGAACTTAAGAGGATTTGAAAATGTAAAGTCTGCAGAGATAGATTTAGGAGAAAAAATAATTAAAGTTGCAGTTATAAATGGAATAGGTTCAGCAAAAAAAGTTTTAGATGCAATAATAAATAAAGAGGTTTCATTTGATTTTATAGAAGTTATGGCTTGTTATGGTGGATGCATAAGTGGCGGTGGAGCACCTATCCCAGATAATTTAGAAATAAGAAAATCTAGAATGAATGGAATGTATCTATTTGATTCAACTTCAAATTTACGAAAATCACATGAAAATGAAGAAGTATCTAGCCTTTATAAAAACTACTTGAAAGAACCTTGTGGTCATAAAAGCCACCATATTTTACATACTACATACTCTAAAAAGTAA
- a CDS encoding YhdT family protein, which yields MSKNIKQINKEAIITCILYLFYFCWWYYFAYIYKVDTNKFIWGLPSWFFYSCVLGLIVINILVFIAVKLFFKDINLDQED from the coding sequence ATGAGTAAAAATATTAAACAAATTAATAAGGAAGCAATTATAACATGCATTTTATATTTATTTTATTTTTGTTGGTGGTATTATTTTGCATACATATATAAAGTAGATACCAACAAATTTATTTGGGGCTTACCTAGTTGGTTTTTTTATTCATGTGTTTTGGGTTTAATTGTTATAAATATCTTAGTTTTTATAGCTGTTAAACTTTTTTTCAAAGATATTAATTTAGATCAGGAGGATTAA
- a CDS encoding molybdopterin biosynthesis protein — MTKRNIYIDNIDVDIALEKYFSEIPLKVKSEKISVLDSVGRVTFKAIYANYCSPTYAASAMDGIFIFSQKIKEATEVNPVYLTKNDFIYVNTGNPLDLSLGDCVVMIEELINLSDGNFKVIKNAKPWQHIRPIGEDIIAGEMLMKSNHKILPQDLGALITGGVKEIEVYKKPTVAIIPTGDEVIDIFKEEFKEKSVIDCNSYIFSAQIKEWGGVPYIQERLKDDYNEMKQKISEFSKNYDIVIINAGSSAGSKDYAKSVIEEIGEVIIHGVAIKPGKPTILGKVNNKPVIGIPGYPVSAFLAMDIFVKPLLEKVTSIFNVENFIEGKLGKSIVSSLKHKELIRVTLHKSLDDYIIMPLARGAGITTSLSKADAILEIPKSIEGIEAGERVKVKLLKPLKEIDDNLVSIGSHDIVMDLIGDSIKLCSTHVGSFGGILAIKQKNTDIAPIHMLDEESGEYNISFIKKYFPNEDMTLVKGVERIQGLMVEKGNPLNIKSIEELFKKNIRFVNRQRGSGTRILLDYWLKKEGLDFRKLNGYDYEVATHLDVAMAIKNGIAEAGLGIMEAAKIADLEFIPLSKEEYDFLISPEIKNDKKIQEFIEFLKSDFLKEKIGNLEGYSLNKPGKIIEIKCSR, encoded by the coding sequence ATGACTAAAAGAAATATTTATATAGATAATATTGATGTAGATATAGCTTTAGAAAAATATTTTTCTGAGATACCATTAAAAGTAAAAAGTGAAAAAATATCAGTTTTAGATTCAGTAGGAAGAGTTACATTTAAAGCTATTTATGCAAATTATTGTTCACCGACATATGCAGCAAGTGCAATGGATGGAATTTTTATATTTTCTCAGAAAATAAAGGAAGCTACAGAAGTCAATCCAGTGTATTTAACTAAAAACGACTTTATATATGTTAATACAGGAAATCCTTTAGATTTATCTTTGGGTGATTGTGTTGTTATGATAGAGGAGTTAATAAATTTATCTGATGGAAACTTTAAAGTTATAAAAAATGCTAAGCCTTGGCAACATATAAGACCGATAGGTGAAGATATTATAGCTGGAGAAATGTTAATGAAATCTAATCATAAAATTTTACCTCAAGATTTAGGGGCCCTTATAACTGGAGGAGTAAAGGAAATAGAGGTTTATAAAAAACCAACTGTAGCAATTATTCCAACTGGAGATGAAGTTATTGATATATTTAAAGAAGAGTTCAAAGAAAAATCAGTAATAGATTGTAATTCATATATTTTTTCTGCACAAATAAAAGAATGGGGTGGCGTTCCATATATTCAAGAAAGATTAAAAGATGATTACAATGAAATGAAACAAAAAATAAGTGAGTTTTCTAAAAATTACGACATTGTAATAATAAATGCAGGATCGTCGGCAGGAAGTAAAGATTATGCAAAGAGTGTAATTGAAGAAATAGGAGAAGTTATTATTCATGGAGTTGCAATAAAACCTGGAAAACCAACAATATTGGGAAAAGTTAATAATAAGCCTGTCATAGGAATACCAGGATATCCAGTTTCAGCATTTTTAGCTATGGATATTTTTGTAAAGCCTCTTTTGGAGAAAGTAACTAGTATTTTTAATGTAGAAAATTTTATAGAAGGAAAATTAGGGAAAAGTATAGTATCATCCTTAAAACATAAAGAGTTAATAAGAGTTACACTACATAAAAGTTTAGATGACTATATAATCATGCCTTTAGCTAGGGGTGCTGGAATTACAACAAGTTTATCTAAGGCAGATGCTATTTTAGAAATTCCTAAATCAATTGAAGGTATTGAAGCAGGAGAAAGAGTCAAAGTAAAGTTATTAAAACCGTTAAAAGAAATAGATGATAATTTAGTTTCAATAGGAAGTCATGACATTGTTATGGATTTAATAGGGGATTCTATAAAACTTTGTTCTACTCATGTAGGCAGCTTTGGTGGAATATTAGCAATTAAACAAAAGAATACAGATATTGCACCAATCCATATGTTAGATGAAGAGAGTGGTGAATATAATATTTCTTTTATAAAAAAATATTTTCCAAACGAAGATATGACTTTAGTAAAGGGTGTTGAAAGAATTCAAGGATTAATGGTGGAAAAAGGTAATCCATTGAATATAAAGAGTATTGAAGAGTTATTTAAGAAAAATATTAGATTTGTAAATAGACAAAGAGGATCTGGAACAAGAATACTTTTAGATTATTGGTTAAAAAAAGAAGGCTTAGATTTTAGAAAATTAAATGGATATGATTATGAGGTAGCAACACATTTAGATGTTGCCATGGCTATAAAAAATGGAATAGCAGAAGCAGGGTTAGGAATAATGGAAGCTGCAAAAATAGCTGATTTAGAATTTATTCCTTTATCCAAAGAGGAGTACGATTTCTTGATTAGCCCAGAAATAAAAAATGATAAAAAGATCCAAGAATTTATTGAATTTTTAAAATCAGACTTTTTAAAAGAGAAAATTGGTAATTTAGAAGGATATAGTTTAAATAAACCAGGAAAAATAATAGAAATAAAATGCTCGAGATAA
- a CDS encoding ATP-binding cassette domain-containing protein produces the protein MIEIKKLKKYYDKKLILEIENLKFSERKIYSILGRNGAGKSTLLKILGGILSSDEGELEYNVDNTILCTQEPLFLKGNVIYNLTEPFKLIDEKIDLEQILELLDIFQIANLKEAKVNNLSGGEKAKVQFIRTILYNKKIMLFDEPTASMDKKSSYLVENILKNMRDAGKLIIIITHDYEQAVRISDCIYEVDEGKLSLK, from the coding sequence ATGATAGAAATCAAAAAATTAAAAAAGTATTATGATAAAAAATTAATTTTAGAAATAGAAAATCTAAAATTCTCAGAGAGAAAAATTTATTCAATATTAGGGAGAAATGGGGCTGGAAAGAGCACACTACTAAAAATTTTAGGTGGTATTTTATCTTCTGATGAAGGAGAATTAGAATATAATGTTGATAATACAATTCTATGTACTCAAGAACCACTTTTTTTAAAAGGAAATGTTATTTATAATTTAACAGAACCATTTAAATTAATTGATGAAAAAATAGATTTAGAACAAATCTTAGAATTATTAGATATATTTCAAATAGCAAATTTAAAAGAGGCTAAAGTTAACAATTTATCTGGAGGAGAAAAAGCAAAAGTTCAATTTATAAGAACAATACTTTATAATAAAAAGATAATGTTATTTGATGAGCCAACGGCAAGTATGGATAAAAAAAGTAGCTATTTAGTAGAGAATATATTAAAAAATATGAGAGATGCAGGGAAATTAATAATTATAATAACTCATGACTATGAGCAAGCAGTAAGAATAAGTGATTGTATTTATGAAGTAGATGAAGGAAAATTATCTCTAAAATAA
- a CDS encoding molybdopterin molybdotransferase MoeA: protein MKFFKTISLKEAIDKIEEKLDKKLEIEEVSIEKALNRVIAEEVASNIDLPSFNRSTVDGYAVKAKDVHGASEFSPVLLKNIGDGKMGEENANSIDLGECMYIPTGGMLPNGSDAMVMIEDCENLGEEVLINKGVSEFSNIIIKGSEVRYEDLLVKVGERITSSHIGVLSSVGVSKVKVYKKIKFSIISTGDEIIELGKPLKIGEVYDINTNAFRALIEEGLGEVTTTFLVKDNLDTLSLTLEKAVKNANVVLISGGSSVGVRDFTERAIEDIGGEIFIHGLSLKPGKPTIVAKYKNKFIFGMPGHPQSGINVFKALVEPIFLNRKRIKIYGELGENIYGDPGKTCFINVKLKIESQKILVYPLMSKSSMIRPLLDGDGYISIPDYKEGLYKGELVEVLLND, encoded by the coding sequence ATGAAATTTTTTAAAACTATAAGCTTAAAAGAAGCTATAGATAAGATAGAAGAAAAATTAGATAAAAAATTAGAAATAGAAGAGGTATCAATAGAAAAGGCTTTAAATAGAGTTATAGCAGAAGAAGTAGCTTCAAATATAGATTTACCATCATTTAATAGATCTACTGTAGATGGATACGCGGTTAAAGCAAAAGATGTTCATGGAGCAAGTGAATTTTCTCCAGTTTTATTAAAAAATATTGGAGATGGCAAAATGGGAGAAGAGAATGCCAATTCAATAGATTTAGGAGAGTGTATGTATATTCCAACAGGTGGAATGTTGCCTAACGGATCTGATGCAATGGTTATGATAGAAGATTGTGAAAATCTAGGAGAAGAGGTACTTATAAATAAAGGTGTTTCTGAATTTTCAAACATAATCATAAAGGGATCAGAAGTAAGATATGAGGATTTACTGGTTAAAGTAGGAGAGAGAATAACATCAAGTCACATAGGAGTTTTATCATCTGTTGGTGTATCGAAAGTCAAAGTTTACAAAAAAATAAAATTTTCTATAATTTCAACAGGTGATGAAATTATAGAACTAGGAAAACCTTTAAAAATAGGTGAAGTTTATGATATAAATACAAATGCTTTTAGAGCTCTAATAGAAGAAGGATTAGGTGAAGTGACAACTACATTTTTGGTTAAAGATAATTTAGATACACTATCCTTAACGTTAGAAAAAGCTGTAAAAAATGCAAATGTTGTACTAATATCTGGAGGAAGCTCAGTGGGAGTTAGAGACTTCACTGAAAGAGCAATTGAAGATATTGGTGGAGAGATATTTATTCATGGACTTTCTTTGAAACCTGGAAAACCTACTATAGTAGCAAAATATAAAAATAAATTTATTTTTGGAATGCCTGGACATCCACAGTCTGGAATAAATGTTTTTAAAGCCTTAGTAGAACCGATATTTTTGAATAGAAAAAGAATTAAAATATATGGAGAATTAGGGGAAAATATTTATGGTGATCCTGGAAAAACATGCTTTATAAATGTAAAGTTGAAAATAGAAAGCCAAAAAATATTGGTTTACCCATTAATGAGTAAATCTTCGATGATAAGACCACTTTTAGATGGTGATGGATATATATCGATACCTGATTATAAAGAGGGACTTTATAAGGGAGAATTAGTGGAGGTTTTATTAAATGACTAA
- a CDS encoding substrate-binding domain-containing protein — translation MKKSIFLAGVLLCANIYAGEILMGTTTSLDDTGFLTEISKTLKEKKGVELKWIAKGTGEALELGKRGDVDILFTHDPGREKKFIEDGYGVRRYPLMYNYFVVVTDNEKDLTNYPKNLNELLNKISKENLTFISRGDKSGTHSKELSMWKEAKVDKDFKNYKEAGLGMAKTLNLTSELQGFTLSDSGTFLKVKENFKLQEVPLNEKEPLKNIYSILELSDVKDSKKDDIKIFIEFMQSKEAEEIMKSYGKNEFGTPLFFVGK, via the coding sequence ATGAAAAAATCTATATTTTTAGCGGGAGTATTGTTATGTGCAAATATTTACGCAGGTGAAATATTAATGGGAACAACAACATCATTAGATGACACTGGATTTTTAACTGAAATTTCAAAAACATTAAAAGAAAAAAAAGGTGTCGAATTAAAGTGGATAGCAAAAGGAACTGGTGAAGCTTTAGAGTTGGGAAAAAGAGGAGATGTAGATATTCTTTTTACTCATGACCCTGGGAGAGAAAAAAAGTTTATAGAGGATGGTTATGGAGTAAGAAGGTACCCTTTAATGTATAATTATTTTGTTGTTGTAACAGATAATGAGAAAGATTTAACAAACTATCCTAAAAATTTAAATGAATTATTAAATAAAATTTCTAAGGAAAATTTAACGTTTATATCAAGAGGAGATAAATCTGGAACTCACTCTAAAGAGCTTTCAATGTGGAAAGAAGCTAAGGTTGATAAGGATTTTAAGAATTATAAAGAAGCTGGACTAGGAATGGCAAAAACTTTAAATTTAACTTCTGAATTACAAGGATTTACTTTATCTGATAGTGGAACATTTTTAAAAGTTAAAGAAAACTTTAAGTTGCAAGAGGTACCATTAAATGAAAAAGAACCTTTGAAAAATATATATTCAATTTTAGAGCTTTCAGATGTTAAAGATAGTAAAAAAGATGATATAAAAATATTTATAGAGTTCATGCAATCTAAAGAAGCTGAAGAAATCATGAAGAGTTATGGAAAAAATGAATTCGGAACACCATTATTTTTTGTAGGTAAATAA